From Desmodus rotundus isolate HL8 chromosome 10, HLdesRot8A.1, whole genome shotgun sequence, one genomic window encodes:
- the CTXND1 gene encoding cortexin domain-containing 1 protein: protein MEEPTPEPIYVDVDKGLTLACFVFLCLFLIVMIIRCAKVIMDPYSAIPTSTWEEQHLDD, encoded by the coding sequence ATGGAGGAGCCCACACCTGAGCCCATCTACGTGGATGTGGACAAAGGACTGACCCTGGCCTGCTTCgtcttcctctgcctcttcctcatcGTCATGATCATCCGCTGCGCCAAGGTCATCATGGACCCTTACAgcgccatccccacctccacctgggaGGAACAGCACCTGGACGACTGA
- the FAH gene encoding fumarylacetoacetase, translated as MSFVPVAKNSDFPIQNLPYGVFTTTGNLRPRIGVAIGDQILDLSVIKHLFTGPVLSKHQDVFDQPTLNSFMGLGQAAWREVRAFLQNLLSASQARLRDDTELRKRAFVSQASATMHLPAAIGDYTDFYSSRQHATNVGIMFRGKENALMPNWLHLPVGYHGRASSIVVSGTPIRRPLGQMRPDDSKPPVYGPCKLLDIELEMAFFVGPGNKFGEPIPISKAHEHIFGMVLMNDWSARDIQKWEYVPLGPFLGKSFGTTISPWVVPMDALMPFVVPNPEQDPKPLPYLCHDKPYTFDIHLSVALKGEGMSQAATICKSNFKYMHWTMLQQLTHHSINGCNLRPGDLLASGTISGPEPESFGSMLELSWRGTKAIELGNGQTRKFLQDGDEVIITGHCQGDGYRVGFGQCVGKVLPSLLPA; from the exons ATGTCGTTCGTTCCAGTGGCCAAGAACTCGGACTTCCCCATTCAGAACCTGCCCTACGGCGTCTTCACCACCACAGGCAAC CTGAGACCAAGGATCGGCGTGGCCATTGGTGACCAGATCTTGGACCTCAGTGTCATTAAGCACCTCTTCACCGGGCCTGTCCTGTCCAAACACCAGGATGTCTTTGATCAG CCAACTCTCAACAGCTTCATGGGCCTGGGTCAGGCCGCCTGGAGGGAGGTGAGAGCTTTCTTGCAGAATTTGCTGTCGGCCAGTCAAGCTAGGCTCCGAGATGACACAGAACTTCGAAAGCG TGCGTTCGTCTCCCAGGCTTCTGCCACGATGCACCTTCCAGCTGCCATAG GTGACTACACAGACTTCTACTCCTCTCGGCAGCACGCTACAAACGTCGGGATCATGTTCAGGGGCAAGGAGAATGCGTTGATGCCCAACTG GCTGCACTTGCCGGTGGGCTATCATGGCCGCGCCTCCTCCATTGTGGTGTCGGGTACCCCAATCCGAAGGCCCCTGGGGCAGATGAGACCCGATGACT CTAAGCCTCCTGTGTACGGTCCTTGCAAACTCTTGGACATCGAGTTGGAAATG GCATTCTTTGTAGGCCCTGGGAACAAATTTGGAGAGCCGATCCCCATTTCCAAGGCCCATGAGCACATTTTTGGGATGGTCCTTATGAACGACTGGAGCG CGCGAGACATTCAGAAGTGGGAGTACGTCCCTCTCGGGCCGTTCCTCGGGAAGAGTTTTGGAACCACCATATCTCCATGGGTGGTGCCCATGGATGCCCTCATGCCCTTTGTGGTGCCCAACCCGGAGCAG GACCCCAAGCCCCTGCCGTACCTCTGCCACGACAAGCCCTACACGTTTGACATCCACCTCTCTGTTGCCCTGAAAG GAGAAGGAATGAGCCAGGCAGCTACCATATGCAAGTCCAACTTTAAG TACATGCACTGGACAATGCTGCAGCAGCTCACTCACCACTCCATCAATGGCTGCAACCTGCGGCCCGGGGACCTCCTGGCGTCTGGAACCATCAGCGGGCCA GAGCCAGAAAGCTTTGGCTCCATGTTGGAGCTTTCATGGAGGGGGACGAAGGCCATCGAGCTGGGGAACGGACAGACCAGGAAGTTCCTGCAGGACGGGGATGAAGTCATCATCACAG GACACTGCCAGGGGGATGGTTACCGCGTCGGCTTTGGCCAGTGTGTGGGGAAAGTGCTGCCCTCTCTCTTGCCAGCGTGA